The Acidimicrobiales bacterium genome has a window encoding:
- the murC gene encoding UDP-N-acetylmuramate--L-alanine ligase, which produces MPEPMLDLSAPTHVHVVGVGGAGMSAIAEVLVSMGHTVSGSDLKASSGLERLAALGVDVRVGHAADQVGGADLVTRSTAVPDGNPECRAAIERGIPLLSRAEVLGAISGLRDTIAVAGTHGKTTTASMLALVLREAGLRPSFIIGGDVNEIGTGAAWDEGSIFVVEADESDGSFLRLSTRYGLVTNLEPDHLEHHGGFEALLEAFDRFVEAVEGPVVVGVDDEEGAALAARHGTGTVGTSDGADWRLFDVQESWEGVRFTLAGPTTGAFSLELPVPGLHNARNAAAAAAVAVHAGADPSDVAGALARFGGVARRFEHRGQVGGVVLVDDYAHLPTEVVATLETARSGGFARIVAVFQPHRFSRTEALWSSFGESFDGSDVLYVTDVYPSGEAPRPGVSGRLVVDAVLRDRPGMDVRYVARREDLVAALASELRDGDLCLTMGAGDLTAVPDQLRVRLGVG; this is translated from the coding sequence ATGCCTGAACCCATGCTCGACCTGTCGGCTCCGACGCACGTACACGTGGTCGGTGTTGGGGGAGCCGGCATGAGCGCCATCGCTGAAGTTTTGGTGTCCATGGGGCACACGGTGAGCGGGTCCGACCTGAAGGCATCCTCCGGCCTGGAACGCCTGGCCGCCCTGGGCGTGGACGTGCGGGTGGGGCACGCGGCCGACCAGGTCGGCGGCGCGGACCTGGTGACCCGGTCCACGGCGGTGCCCGATGGCAACCCCGAGTGCCGGGCCGCTATCGAACGTGGGATCCCCCTGCTCAGCCGGGCGGAGGTGCTGGGGGCCATCAGCGGCCTGCGCGACACGATCGCCGTGGCCGGCACCCACGGGAAGACCACGACGGCGTCCATGCTGGCCCTGGTACTCCGAGAGGCCGGGCTCCGTCCGTCGTTCATCATCGGAGGCGACGTCAACGAGATCGGGACGGGTGCGGCCTGGGACGAGGGAAGCATCTTCGTGGTGGAGGCCGACGAGAGCGATGGCTCGTTCCTCCGGTTGTCCACCCGGTACGGGCTGGTCACCAACCTCGAGCCGGACCACCTGGAGCACCACGGGGGCTTCGAGGCACTCCTGGAGGCCTTCGACCGGTTCGTCGAAGCTGTCGAGGGCCCGGTTGTGGTCGGCGTGGACGACGAGGAGGGGGCTGCCCTGGCCGCCCGGCACGGAACCGGGACCGTGGGCACCTCCGACGGGGCCGACTGGCGGCTCTTCGACGTGCAGGAGTCCTGGGAGGGTGTCCGGTTCACCCTGGCCGGGCCAACCACCGGTGCGTTCAGCCTGGAGCTGCCGGTCCCCGGCCTCCACAACGCGCGGAATGCCGCCGCGGCGGCGGCTGTCGCCGTCCACGCCGGGGCGGACCCGTCGGACGTGGCCGGTGCGTTGGCGCGTTTCGGTGGCGTGGCCCGCCGGTTCGAGCACCGGGGCCAGGTTGGCGGGGTGGTCCTCGTGGACGACTACGCGCACCTCCCGACGGAGGTCGTGGCGACGCTGGAAACCGCCAGGAGCGGTGGGTTCGCCCGGATCGTGGCGGTGTTCCAGCCGCACCGGTTCAGTCGCACCGAGGCCCTCTGGTCGTCGTTCGGTGAATCCTTCGATGGTTCCGACGTGCTCTACGTGACCGACGTGTACCCCTCGGGTGAGGCGCCCCGACCAGGCGTGTCGGGCCGCCTCGTGGTGGACGCGGTCCTGCGCGACCGACCGGGGATGGACGTTCGGTACGTGGCCCGTCGGGAGGACCTGGTGGCCGCCCTGGCCTCCGAGCTCCGGGACGGGGACCTCTGCCTGACCATGGGCGCCGGTGACCTCACCGCCGTGCCCGACCAGCTCCGGGTGAGGCTGGGAGTCGGTTGA
- the murB gene encoding UDP-N-acetylmuramate dehydrogenase: MDGLSALQAALVEAGLSGGMRRDHPIGALTTYRVGGPAAGFVRPADEGELEAVAGAAATVGVEVLVVGRGSNLLVADRGFAGLAVQLGTGFESVDVSGTSVTAGGATSLPVLARRTVADGLAGFEWAVGVPGSIGGAVRMNAGGHGSDMSSVLVTATTLDLATGVVRVRPADGLALGYRSSDIGASEVVTSAELRLTVGERVVGEERLAGIVRWRRENQPGGQNSGSVFTNPAGDSAGRLIDAAGLRGRRLGSAVVSERHANFIQADEGGSADDVRSLMDEVVRRVAEVHGVRLVPETVMVGFEE, from the coding sequence GTGGACGGGTTGTCGGCACTGCAGGCGGCGCTGGTCGAAGCTGGCCTCTCCGGCGGCATGCGTCGGGACCATCCGATCGGAGCCCTCACGACCTACCGGGTGGGCGGTCCGGCCGCTGGCTTCGTCCGCCCGGCAGACGAGGGCGAGTTGGAGGCGGTCGCCGGGGCCGCGGCGACCGTCGGGGTGGAGGTCCTGGTGGTGGGGCGGGGTTCGAACCTGCTGGTGGCGGACCGGGGCTTTGCCGGCCTCGCCGTCCAGCTGGGCACGGGATTCGAGTCGGTCGACGTCTCCGGGACGTCGGTGACGGCCGGCGGGGCGACCAGCCTCCCGGTCCTGGCGAGGAGGACCGTGGCGGACGGCCTCGCCGGCTTCGAGTGGGCTGTAGGGGTGCCCGGCTCGATTGGCGGAGCGGTACGGATGAACGCGGGCGGACACGGTTCCGACATGTCCTCGGTCCTAGTTACGGCGACCACGCTCGACCTGGCCACCGGGGTGGTAAGGGTGCGTCCGGCCGACGGGCTGGCGCTCGGATACCGGTCGTCGGACATCGGTGCGTCGGAGGTCGTGACCTCGGCGGAGCTGCGCCTCACGGTGGGCGAGCGTGTCGTCGGCGAGGAGCGGCTGGCTGGAATCGTGAGATGGCGGAGGGAGAACCAACCGGGCGGCCAGAACTCAGGCTCCGTGTTCACCAACCCAGCGGGAGACTCGGCCGGCCGCCTGATCGATGCGGCCGGCCTGAGGGGCCGTCGACTCGGCTCGGCGGTCGTCTCGGAGCGTCACGCCAACTTCATCCAGGCGGACGAGGGGGGTTCGGCCGACGACGTGAGGAGCCTCATGGACGAGGTGGTACGCCGGGTCGCCGAGGTCCATGGAGTCCGACTGGTCCCCGAGACGGTGATGGTCGGGTTCGAGGAATGA
- a CDS encoding FtsQ-type POTRA domain-containing protein, producing MTSDADVEAAASGARRLWWVWTLLACVVLLAGAYASTRTELLDVDEVLVDIAGDHLDPALVVAVSGIRAGSPLSSVSPDAVARRVASLAWVAEVVVERDWPGTVRIWIVERKAIVNAVDLEGRRGLLDRAGTILEVRATEAGLPTVRVDHLGVPGTRMTGIDPLLDAASAVPPDLGAWIVALVPTGNGIRAELVGGVDAELGLGDDYRDELRSLATVLARVELSCIVSIDVSVHANPVVLRDEYRCS from the coding sequence ATGACCTCCGACGCCGACGTCGAGGCGGCGGCATCCGGAGCCCGTCGGCTCTGGTGGGTGTGGACCCTTTTGGCCTGTGTCGTGCTCCTCGCCGGGGCCTATGCGTCGACCCGGACCGAGCTGCTGGACGTGGACGAGGTGCTCGTCGACATCGCGGGCGACCACCTCGACCCGGCGCTGGTCGTGGCGGTGTCCGGGATCAGAGCGGGATCCCCCCTGTCCTCCGTGTCGCCGGACGCGGTGGCACGCCGGGTGGCCTCCCTGGCCTGGGTAGCCGAGGTGGTCGTCGAGCGCGACTGGCCCGGAACGGTCCGGATCTGGATCGTGGAGCGCAAGGCGATCGTCAATGCGGTCGACCTGGAGGGACGCCGGGGGCTGCTGGACCGTGCGGGGACGATCCTCGAGGTTCGGGCGACGGAAGCCGGCCTGCCTACCGTGAGGGTGGACCACCTGGGCGTTCCGGGTACCCGCATGACGGGGATCGACCCGCTGCTGGATGCGGCGTCAGCGGTGCCCCCCGACCTGGGGGCGTGGATCGTCGCCCTGGTCCCGACAGGCAATGGCATCAGGGCCGAGCTGGTCGGAGGGGTGGATGCCGAGTTGGGACTAGGTGACGACTACCGGGACGAGCTGCGGTCCCTGGCCACGGTGCTGGCCCGGGTGGAGTTGTCGTGCATCGTGTCGATCGACGTCTCGGTCCACGCCAATCCGGTGGTGCTCCGCGACGAGTACCGGTGCTCCTGA
- the ftsZ gene encoding cell division protein FtsZ, which produces MAPMVGNPQNYLAVIKVVGVGGGGVNAVNRMIDAGLKGVEFIAVNTDAQALLMSDADVKLDIGRDITRGLGAGSDPEIGRQAAEAHRAEFEEVLEGADMVFITAGEGGGTGTGGAPIVAEVAKATGALTIGVVTRPFSFEGRRRSIQAEQGIVQLKDVVDTQIVVPNDRLLDVSDEKTALLSAFETADEILLQGVQGITTLITTPGLINTDFADVKSVMEGAGSALMGVGQATGEGRALNAARKAISNALLESSIEGARGILLNISGPRDLGLFEVNEAAGVVHGVAHPDANIIFGAVVDDEMGADVRVTVIAAGFDRWDGDRPASAPIRPLTGDDSITDVFAEGGDDLDVPSFLK; this is translated from the coding sequence ATGGCACCGATGGTGGGTAACCCGCAGAACTATCTGGCAGTGATCAAGGTCGTCGGCGTCGGCGGCGGCGGCGTGAACGCCGTCAACCGGATGATCGACGCCGGCTTGAAGGGTGTCGAGTTCATCGCCGTCAACACCGATGCGCAGGCGCTCCTCATGAGCGATGCCGATGTCAAGTTGGACATCGGACGGGATATCACCCGGGGCCTTGGAGCGGGCAGTGATCCGGAGATCGGTCGCCAGGCGGCAGAGGCCCACCGTGCCGAGTTCGAGGAGGTGCTGGAGGGCGCCGACATGGTCTTCATCACGGCCGGCGAGGGCGGCGGCACCGGAACCGGAGGTGCCCCGATCGTCGCCGAGGTCGCAAAGGCCACGGGGGCCCTGACCATAGGGGTCGTGACCCGCCCCTTCAGCTTCGAGGGCAGGCGTCGCTCCATCCAGGCCGAGCAGGGCATCGTGCAGCTCAAGGACGTGGTCGACACCCAGATCGTCGTGCCCAACGATCGACTCCTGGACGTCTCCGACGAGAAGACGGCCCTCCTGAGTGCCTTCGAGACGGCGGACGAGATTCTCCTCCAGGGAGTTCAGGGAATCACCACGCTGATCACCACACCCGGCCTCATCAACACCGACTTCGCCGACGTGAAGTCCGTGATGGAGGGCGCCGGATCGGCGCTGATGGGAGTGGGACAGGCCACAGGCGAGGGCCGGGCGCTGAACGCCGCGCGCAAGGCCATCTCCAACGCCCTGCTGGAGTCCTCCATCGAGGGAGCACGGGGCATCCTCCTGAACATCTCCGGTCCAAGGGACCTCGGCCTCTTCGAGGTGAACGAGGCGGCCGGCGTGGTCCATGGCGTCGCCCACCCGGACGCAAACATCATCTTCGGGGCGGTGGTCGACGACGAGATGGGTGCAGACGTCAGGGTGACGGTCATCGCCGCCGGGTTCGATCGCTGGGACGGTGACCGTCCGGCGTCCGCACCGATCCGCCCGCTGACGGGCGACGACTCCATCACCGACGTGTTCGCCGAGGGCGGCGACGACCTCGACGTTCCGAGCTTCCTCAAGTAG
- a CDS encoding polyphenol oxidase family protein translates to MARELARRSLPSGRTARVVMSEAADGDMAVGGPEDILAHRRQGLVPGPWTWLHQVHGTVVVEALEPGGAAGSTADAAVTTANGAPIAVQVADCVPVALLGADGLAIAHAGWRGLRNGVLERTAEVLATVSDGPTEAVVGPHIGACCYGFGDRDLDDVVERLGPTARARTTDAGPALDLAAGVGHVLAALGIPLAVVDGSCTSCDERYWSFRATGTSRRQAMVAWIEPAG, encoded by the coding sequence ATGGCCAGGGAACTGGCCCGACGGAGTCTCCCGTCGGGCCGGACGGCCCGGGTTGTCATGTCCGAGGCCGCCGACGGCGATATGGCCGTCGGCGGCCCGGAGGACATCCTCGCCCATCGTCGACAGGGCCTCGTCCCGGGTCCCTGGACGTGGCTCCACCAGGTTCACGGCACGGTCGTGGTCGAGGCACTCGAACCGGGAGGCGCGGCTGGTAGCACCGCCGATGCCGCGGTGACGACGGCCAACGGTGCCCCGATCGCCGTCCAGGTGGCCGACTGCGTACCGGTGGCCCTCCTGGGGGCGGACGGCTTGGCAATCGCCCACGCGGGGTGGCGGGGCCTGCGGAACGGGGTCCTGGAACGGACGGCCGAGGTCCTTGCCACCGTCTCCGACGGTCCCACCGAGGCGGTGGTCGGCCCCCATATCGGAGCCTGCTGCTACGGGTTCGGCGACCGAGACCTCGACGACGTGGTCGAGCGCCTGGGTCCGACGGCCCGGGCACGGACGACCGACGCCGGGCCGGCGCTCGACCTCGCCGCAGGGGTGGGACACGTGCTGGCCGCGTTGGGCATCCCGCTTGCCGTGGTGGACGGAAGCTGCACCTCGTGCGACGAGCGGTACTGGTCGTTCCGGGCCACCGGCACGTCACGACGCCAGGCCATGGTGGCCTGGATCGAACCGGCAGGCTGA
- a CDS encoding alanine racemase translates to MTGTSLDRAAVVDRILAMDERLLRLSGGRTRLLPVTKAFGPEAVEAVLAAGHVAVGENYAQELLAKHEALAGLPIAWHMIGGVQRNKVRGLAGVVALWQTVDRPALVAEVARRSPGDRILLQVDCLGMPGRGGCPPDEVESLAAGAVAAGLEVAGLMTVGAPGDGDETGRAFRTVARLADDLGLEERSMGMSDDLEMAIDHGSTMVRIGRALFGDRVVCQDS, encoded by the coding sequence ATGACCGGCACCTCGCTTGACCGGGCGGCGGTCGTCGACCGGATCCTGGCCATGGACGAGCGACTGCTGAGGCTCAGCGGAGGTCGGACACGGCTCCTGCCGGTGACCAAGGCCTTCGGCCCCGAGGCTGTCGAGGCCGTTCTCGCTGCCGGCCATGTGGCGGTGGGCGAGAACTACGCACAGGAACTCCTCGCCAAGCACGAGGCGCTCGCCGGCCTCCCGATCGCCTGGCACATGATCGGCGGCGTCCAGCGCAACAAGGTTCGTGGCCTGGCCGGAGTCGTGGCCCTCTGGCAGACGGTCGACCGACCGGCCCTGGTGGCCGAGGTGGCCCGGCGGTCACCCGGTGATCGGATCCTCCTGCAGGTCGACTGCCTCGGGATGCCCGGCAGGGGAGGATGCCCACCGGACGAGGTCGAGTCCCTGGCAGCCGGCGCCGTCGCCGCTGGCCTTGAGGTTGCGGGGCTCATGACGGTCGGAGCGCCCGGAGACGGCGACGAAACCGGGCGGGCGTTTCGGACGGTGGCCCGGCTGGCCGACGACCTGGGGCTCGAGGAGCGGTCCATGGGAATGTCGGACGACCTGGAGATGGCCATCGACCACGGCTCGACGATGGTCCGCATCGGTCGTGCGCTGTTCGGCGACCGGGTGGTATGCCAGGACTCCTGA
- a CDS encoding cell division protein SepF gives MKKIMMWLGLGPDEAYDDYGDEPTLRGPLSSTEFAEARAAAETGGTVSPLHTRAPSSRTVRTLPAEPTGTVRPLQPAVTAKPTTVSPSSFNDVQEMADRFIAKQPVIVNLQGVDADLSRRIIDFASGVCYGGVGQMERITHQVYLMTPSDVEVSAEDRRRLTD, from the coding sequence ATGAAGAAGATCATGATGTGGTTGGGCCTCGGCCCGGACGAGGCCTACGACGACTACGGCGATGAGCCGACGCTCCGCGGACCGCTCTCCTCGACCGAGTTCGCCGAGGCCCGTGCCGCTGCGGAAACCGGAGGCACCGTCAGCCCGCTGCACACCAGGGCGCCCAGTTCCAGGACGGTGCGTACCCTTCCCGCCGAGCCGACGGGGACGGTCCGTCCGTTGCAGCCGGCGGTGACGGCCAAGCCCACGACCGTCTCACCATCGTCCTTCAACGACGTACAGGAGATGGCCGACCGGTTCATCGCCAAGCAGCCGGTGATCGTGAACCTGCAGGGCGTCGATGCTGACCTCTCCCGACGGATCATCGACTTCGCCAGCGGCGTCTGCTACGGCGGCGTGGGCCAGATGGAACGGATCACGCATCAGGTGTACCTGATGACTCCATCGGACGTCGAGGTGTCGGCGGAGGATCGTCGGCGCCTCACCGACTGA